The following nucleotide sequence is from Ensifer adhaerens.
AGATTGACCCGGCGCGCGTCGAGCGTCGCGCCCGACTTCAGCCGCACGCGGTAGTGTCTCTCGACACCGGTATAGGTGAGCTGTTCCACGGTGCCTTCGAGGCCGCTGCCCGAAGTTGTAAGCTCTACCCGTTCAGGGCGGACCGAAACCCAGAACGGCCGGTCGAGCGCCACCCGGTCGGTGAAGGCGGCGCGGACACCGCCGCCGGCCTCATCGCTTTCGATCCGCAGTTCTTCGCCATCGCGTTCCGATCGTCCGCCGGCAAAGACATTGGTTTCGCCAAGGAATTTCGCGACGTAGCGCGACCGCGGCGCCTCGTAGACGTCTGACGGCGAGCCGACCTGCAGCACCTGTCCCTGCTTCATGATGGCGATGCGGGTGGAAACGGTCATCGCCTCGTGCTGATCATGGGTGACGATGATGAAGGTGAGGCCGAGTTCGCGTTGCAGGCGGACGAGTTCGAGTTGGGTTTCGGTGCGCAGGTTCTTGTCGAGCGCGCCCAAGGGCTCGTCAAGCAGCAACACCTTCGGCCGCTTGACCAGTGCGCGGGCGAGCGCCACGCGCTGGCGCTGGCCGCCGGAAAGCTGCGCCGGCTTGCGATCGAGCAGTGCGGTCAGCTGCAGCTTTTCCGAGACCTCGTCGATCCGCTTCCTGATCTCGCTCTTGTCGAGACCGTCCTGGTGCAATCCGAAGGCGATGTTCTTGCCGACCGTCAGATGCGGAAAGAGCGCGTAGGATTGGAACATCATGTTGGTCGGACGCCGATGCGCCGGAACGTCGGTGACGTCGGCGCCTTCCAGCCTGATCGCGCCCGAGGTCGGCGTCTCGAAGCCGGCGATCATCCGCAGCAGCGTCGACTTTCCGCAGCCGGAGGGCCCAAGGAGCGAGAAGAATTCGCCCCTCTCGATGCCGAGGTTGATGTTGTTGACGGCCGTGACGACGCCATAGGACTTCGCCAGGTTTTCGATCGAAATATAGGATGGCACGGGATCTGGTCCTGCTGTTGACGGTTGGCCTATTGGCCGGCCCGGAATGCTGACCAGACGCGGGTGCGCTCGCGCGTCTGGCGCGGTGGCAGCGACTTGTCGACGAAGAGCTTGGAACGGACCTCGGCAGGCGGATAGATGTTCGGGTTGTCTCGGATGCCGGCGTCGACCTCTGCCGTCGCCGCGGCATTGGCGTTGGCGTAAAAGACGCGATTGCTGATCGCGGCGACTGTCTTCGGCTCGAGGATATAGTCGATGAAAGCCAGCGCCTGTTCCGGATCCGGTGCGTCGGCCGGGATCGCCATCGTGTCGAAGGAAATGATCGTGCCTTCCTTCGGGATCGAGTAGGCGACCGCAACACCGGTCTCCGCCTCTTCGGCGCGGGCCGCTGCAATGCCGGCGTCGCCGCTCCACATCAGCGCCAGGCAGAGCTGGCCGGAGGCCATGTCGGCCACGAGCTGGCCGCTTTGCATGTGCCGGATAAAGGGGCGCAGCTTCAGCAGCAGTTCCTTGGCTTTGTCGAGATCCTCCGCCTGTGTGGAATAGGGATCGAGGCCGAGATAGTTGAGCGCGATCGGGATCACCTCGTTCGGCGCATCGACGATGCCGATGCCGCAGTCCTGGAATTTCTGGGCGATCTCGGGCTTGAAGAACATGTCGAGGCTATTGACCGGTGCCTCGGGCAGGCGCTCGTTGACCAGCTTGGCGTTGTAGGCAACGCCCGTCGTCAGCCACATGTAGGGAACGAGATACTTGTTCTCCGGGTCGTGCTCGGCGACAAGCTTCAACAGGTCCTTGTCGAGATTGCCGTAGTTCTTGAGCGCTGTGACATCGATCGGCTTCAGTGCGCCGGACTGGATCAGGCGCTCGCCGACCGTGGCGCTCGGGAAGGCGACGTCGAAACCGCTGCCGCCGGCAAGCAGCCGGGTTTCAAGCACTTCAAGGGAATCGTAGAAGTCCACCCGAGTTTCAACGCTGGTCTTCGCCTGGAAATTCGAAACGGTGTCTTCGGCGAAGTAGTCGGAGAAATTGTAGATGAACAGCTTGTCCTGCGCCTGGGCGGTCGTTGAGGCCGCAATGGCGGCGAGCGACGCGGCGAACATGGAGCGCAGGGCGGTGCGGGTTAACTTTTGCATGGTTCCTCCCAAGAACAGCGTATTTTTGTTTTCGCCAAAGTGATTGGCGGGTCCTTTGAGGGCAACACTCCCTTTGGCTAGGTGTGGGAGACGCGGCGGCGTCGTAAACGGCAATCGACGCCGGCCTTTGCCGCATCGGGCATGTTTGTTTGACCGCGATCGAAGTAACGTTCGATCGAAGGGCATTTCTCGGGTGGCAATGGCTGCTAGGGTTCCGGCGACAGAAAGGGAGAACTTCCATGGACGAAAAATTCAACCAGCCGCTGGGCGGCAACGATATGCCCCGCTTCGGCGGCCCCGGCACGATGATGCGTCTTCCCACCGCGACCTCGGCTGAAGGCCTCGACGCCTGCTTCGTTGGCATCCCCATGGATATCGGCGCGTCCAACCGGTCTGGTACGCGCTACGGACCGCGCCAGATCCGCGCGGAATCCGTGATGATCCGTCCCTACAACATGGCGACCGGCGCCGCCCCGTTCGAAAGCCTGCAGGTCGCCGATATCGGCGACATCGCCATCAACACCTTCAACCTGCCGGCCAATATGGAGATCATCACCCGCGGCATCCGCGAGATCCTTAAGCATGACTGTATCCCGCTGACCCTCGGCGGCGATCACACGATCAGCTACCCGATCCTGAAGGCGATTGCCGAAAAACACGGGCCGGTCGCCCTCATCCATGTCGATGCGCATGCGGATATCAACGACACGATGTTCGGCGAGAAGATCGCGCACGGCACGCCGTTCCGTCGCGCCTATGAGGACGGCTGCCTCAATCCCAATCTCGTCTTCCAGATCGGCCTGCGCGGCACCGGCTATGCTTCCGACGATTTCGACTGGTCGCGCGACAGGGGCTTCACCGTCGTCCCGGCCGAGGAATGCTGGCACAAGTCGCTGGTGCCGCTGATCGAAGGCATCCGCGCGAAGATCGGCAACCACAAGACCTACCTGACCTTCGACATCGATAGCCTTGATCCGGCCTATGCGCCGGGCACCGGCACGCCCGAGATCGGGGGCCTTACCGTCATCCAGGCACTCGAGATCATCCGCGGCTGCCGCGGTCTCAACCTGGTCGGCGCCGATCTCGTCGAGGTGAGCCCGCCCTTCGACACGACTGGAACGACCGCGATCACCGCGGCGAACCTGCTTTATGAAATGCTCTGCGTGCTGCCGGGGGTGAAGTACAAGCGGTAACGGCTCCGGCAAGCTTGATTGCGGATTGGCAGGAGGCCGGAGGCGGCCTCCTTTCCGAAAACCTTTCGAACGCCTTTAGCGCTTTGCCGGGCGCAGACGCCCCCAGATCGGCGCGACGACATTACCCAAGACGACGATCGTGATGGCGCCGACGACGAGGGCGAGCAGTGCCTGCTGTGCCGAGGTCGCAAACCAGCCGACGAGCCCGGGCGCGAACTGAAGCGCCTGCGCGACATGCTCGGAGATGTCGTGGATGAAATGTTCAGGCCCGGCCTCGCCAAGTTGCGCCATGCCGTGCACGAGAATGCTGCCCCCGACCCACAGCATGGCGGCGGTGCCGATGGCGGCGAGAGCCTTGAGGAACACGGGCATGCCGAGCACCAGTCCGCGGCCGAGCGGCCGCAGGAGCGCGACGGGGTTTTTGGCAAGCGCGACGCCGGCGTCGTCGGCCTTCACGATCAAGCCGACCGCTCCGTAGACGGCAAGCGTGATGAGGATGCCGACCCCGGCCAGAACTGCTGCCTGTGTGTAGATGCTGGCGTCGGCAACGGTCGAGAGCGTCAGTGCCATGATCTCGGCGGAAAGAATGAAGTCGGTTCGGATGGCGCCCGCAACCTTCTCGTTTTCGAGCGCTACCGGATCGCTCGTCGCGCCGAGCACGGCTTCCTCATGTGCGTGGGCGGCATGGGGGAAGAGGGCACCATAGAGCTTCTCGGCGCCCTCGTAGCAGAGATAGATGCCGCCGAGCATGAGCAGCGGCGTGATCGCCCAGGGTGCGAAGTAGCCGAGCAGAAGGGCTCCCGGCAGAAGGAAGAGCAGCTTGTTCTTGAGCGAGCCGAAGGCGATCCGCGCGATGATCGGCAGTTCCCGTTCCGGCGTCAGGCCAACGACATAGCGTGGCGTCACGGCCGCATCGTCGATCACGACGCCAGCGGCCTTGGTGCTGGCCTTCACCGTCTGGGCGGCAACGTCGTCAAGCGAGGCCGCAGCCATCTTGGCGATCGCAGTGATGTCGTCGAGGAGGGCGATGAGACCTGTGGCCATCGATGGCTGAACCCTTTGAGAGAAATCCGAAAAACACGGCAGTTAAGTCGCCAGTAACCACCATAGCGTGTCGAGTCAACGGCGCCGCGGTTGCACCCCGTCACCCAGTCTGCGTCGCGGAGGCCCTCGTGTGCCAGAGGAGGGCGTCTCGCTCGTTCTTCAAAACGTGATCAACCACGCCCGACTGTGCCATTGACGCACACCTCGTTTCGATTTACGACTGACGAAATACGAAATTCGTCAGTCGTAAATCGAAAGGCCAGCGATGCCGGTGAGCAACGATATCGTCGTCGACCAGACACGGCAGGACAACATCACGCGCATCCTCGATGCAGCGGAGGGGCTGTTCCGGCACTTCGGCTACAGCAAGACCAATGTTGCCGACATCGCCCGCGAGCTCGGCATGTCGCCGGCAAACATCTACCGTTTCTTTGCCTCGAAGACCGAGATCCACCAGGCGCTTTGCGCGCGCATGCTCGCGGCCAGCTACCAGATGGCGCAGGAGATCTGCCAGTTGCCGCTGAGCGCGAGCGAGCGCCTGCACCGCTACGTCCACGCACAGCACAAAATGACGGTCGAACTGATGCTCGACGACACGAAGGTGCACGAGATGGTGATCGTTGCCATCGAACGCGAGTGGCACGTCATCGACAAGCACATCGACAGGATCGACGCGCTCCTCGCCGACGTCATCCGCGAGGGGATTGCCGCGGGCGAGTTTCGCGACCAGGACGCCGATGCCGCGTCCCGTTGCTTTGGGGCGGCGACCGTCACGCTTTGCCACCCGCAAATGGTCGCCCAGTGTCTGAGCAAGACGAACCGCGCAAGCCCGGAAGAGCTGGTCGAGTTCGCGATCAACGCATTGAAAATTTAGCAGAAATATTTCCGGCGCGGCTTCGGCCTGCGCCAGCCTGTTTTGGGAGTGCGAACATGTTTAAGCTCATAGAATTTCGCCGCCGTACTTCATTTTTTGCCACTGCTGCACTCCTCTCGATGCTCGCGGCGACACTGGCCGGCTGCTCGCAGGAAAAGACCGAAGCCACTGCGGTGGTGCGCCCGGTCAAGGTCGTCGAGATTGCTGAGGCCGACACGGCCCGCCAGCTCAGCTATTCCGGCTCCGTGCGGGCACGGACCGAAATGAACCTCGGCTTCCGCGTCAGCGGCAAGATCGTCGAGCGGGTCGTCAATGTCGGCGACCGCGTAAAGGTCGGCGATCTGCTCGCCCGCGTCGACGCCACCGATTATGAGCTCGCCGTGCGCAGCGCTTCGGCCAATCTGGAAGCGGCCGAGCGTCAGGTCGAGACAGTCAAGCTGGTGCGCGATCGCGCCGAACAACTGCTCGCCCGAAAATTTGCCTCGCAGGCCCAATTCGATCAGTCGGTGCTGAGCTACAATCAGGCCGTGGCGACGCGCGACGCTGCGAAGTCGGCGCTGTCGCAGGTGGAGAACCAGGTGACCTATACGAACCTCGTCTCCGACCGGCCGGGCATCGTCACCACGATCAATGCCGATGTCGGCCAGGTCGTCGGTTCGGGCACGCCTGTCGCGACTGTCGCCGTCGAAGGCGAAAAGGAAGTGCAGGTCGCCGTGCCCGAGACGGAGATCGCCAATTTCAAGACCGGCCTGCCGGTCAAGGTCGGGCTCTGGTCCGACACCGGGTTGTCGCTTGACGGCACGGTACGCGAGGTGGCGGGCAGCGCCGACCCGCAGTCGCGGACCTTTTCCGTGCGGGTAAGCCTGCCGAACGATCCGCGGGTTCTGCTCGGCATGACCGCGACCGTCGAGGCGTCGGCCGGCAACGGCAAGCCTTACGTCTCGGTCCCTTTGAGCGCGCTTGCACAGAAGGACGGCTACACCATCGTCTGGGTTGTCGATCGCGGCACCGAAACCGTCAGCAGCCGTCCCGTCACGCTTTCCGACTTCACCGCTGACGGCGTGCGCGTCACCGATGGGCTTGAGGTCGGCGACCTTGTCGTTGCTGCCGGGACGCAGTTCATGGCCGACGATCTCAAGGTGACGATCTCGAACGCGACGACGCAGCACTCCGCTTCGGCCCAGGCCGAAGTCCCGCTCCTGCGCTGACACTCGAAAACCGCGGAACCGAGCCGATGACCACCTCCTCTTCCGACGAAAACCGGCCCTTCAACCTTTCGCGCTGGGCGATCGCGCACCCGAGCATGGCGCGCTTCCTGTTCGGCCTCATCATCCTTGCCGGCGTCTTCGGCCTGATGCGCATGGGGCAGAAGGAAGACCCGGACTTCACCTTCCGCGTGATGGTCGTGCAGGCCTTCTGGCCGGGGGCCTCGATCGAGGAGATGCAGGACCAGGTCGTCAACAAGATCGAGCGCAAGCTGCAGGAAACGCCGCATCTCGATTTCGTGCGCTCCTATACGCGTGCCGGCAGCGCGATCATCACGTTGCAGGTCGAAGGCGACACCAATGCCGAACAGGTGGCGGATGCCTTCTACCAGGTCCGCAAGAAGGTCGGTGACATCTCCAACGAACTGCCCGAAGGTTTGCTCGGTCCCTATTTCAACGACGAGTTCGGCGACACCTTCATCACACTGCATTCGCTGAGCGGCGAAGGCTACAGCTATCCGGAGCTGAAGAAGTTCGCGATCCAGGCGCGTGACATGCTTTTGACGACGCCCGGCGTCGAGAAGGCCGTCATCATCGGCGACCAGCCGGAGAAGATCTATATCGACGTCTCATCCAATGCGCTGGCCGAGCGCGGGCTGACGCTCAACGACCTGCGCAGCACGATTGCCGGC
It contains:
- the speB gene encoding agmatinase, with translation MDEKFNQPLGGNDMPRFGGPGTMMRLPTATSAEGLDACFVGIPMDIGASNRSGTRYGPRQIRAESVMIRPYNMATGAAPFESLQVADIGDIAINTFNLPANMEIITRGIREILKHDCIPLTLGGDHTISYPILKAIAEKHGPVALIHVDAHADINDTMFGEKIAHGTPFRRAYEDGCLNPNLVFQIGLRGTGYASDDFDWSRDRGFTVVPAEECWHKSLVPLIEGIRAKIGNHKTYLTFDIDSLDPAYAPGTGTPEIGGLTVIQALEIIRGCRGLNLVGADLVEVSPPFDTTGTTAITAANLLYEMLCVLPGVKYKR
- a CDS encoding TetR family transcriptional regulator: MPVSNDIVVDQTRQDNITRILDAAEGLFRHFGYSKTNVADIARELGMSPANIYRFFASKTEIHQALCARMLAASYQMAQEICQLPLSASERLHRYVHAQHKMTVELMLDDTKVHEMVIVAIEREWHVIDKHIDRIDALLADVIREGIAAGEFRDQDADAASRCFGAATVTLCHPQMVAQCLSKTNRASPEELVEFAINALKI
- a CDS encoding ABC transporter ATP-binding protein; the encoded protein is MPSYISIENLAKSYGVVTAVNNINLGIERGEFFSLLGPSGCGKSTLLRMIAGFETPTSGAIRLEGADVTDVPAHRRPTNMMFQSYALFPHLTVGKNIAFGLHQDGLDKSEIRKRIDEVSEKLQLTALLDRKPAQLSGGQRQRVALARALVKRPKVLLLDEPLGALDKNLRTETQLELVRLQRELGLTFIIVTHDQHEAMTVSTRIAIMKQGQVLQVGSPSDVYEAPRSRYVAKFLGETNVFAGGRSERDGEELRIESDEAGGGVRAAFTDRVALDRPFWVSVRPERVELTTSGSGLEGTVEQLTYTGVERHYRVRLKSGATLDARRVNLGAESDLRVGDRVFANWPPQASRLLAE
- a CDS encoding efflux RND transporter periplasmic adaptor subunit, whose amino-acid sequence is MFKLIEFRRRTSFFATAALLSMLAATLAGCSQEKTEATAVVRPVKVVEIAEADTARQLSYSGSVRARTEMNLGFRVSGKIVERVVNVGDRVKVGDLLARVDATDYELAVRSASANLEAAERQVETVKLVRDRAEQLLARKFASQAQFDQSVLSYNQAVATRDAAKSALSQVENQVTYTNLVSDRPGIVTTINADVGQVVGSGTPVATVAVEGEKEVQVAVPETEIANFKTGLPVKVGLWSDTGLSLDGTVREVAGSADPQSRTFSVRVSLPNDPRVLLGMTATVEASAGNGKPYVSVPLSALAQKDGYTIVWVVDRGTETVSSRPVTLSDFTADGVRVTDGLEVGDLVVAAGTQFMADDLKVTISNATTQHSASAQAEVPLLR
- a CDS encoding extracellular solute-binding protein, producing MQKLTRTALRSMFAASLAAIAASTTAQAQDKLFIYNFSDYFAEDTVSNFQAKTSVETRVDFYDSLEVLETRLLAGGSGFDVAFPSATVGERLIQSGALKPIDVTALKNYGNLDKDLLKLVAEHDPENKYLVPYMWLTTGVAYNAKLVNERLPEAPVNSLDMFFKPEIAQKFQDCGIGIVDAPNEVIPIALNYLGLDPYSTQAEDLDKAKELLLKLRPFIRHMQSGQLVADMASGQLCLALMWSGDAGIAAARAEEAETGVAVAYSIPKEGTIISFDTMAIPADAPDPEQALAFIDYILEPKTVAAISNRVFYANANAAATAEVDAGIRDNPNIYPPAEVRSKLFVDKSLPPRQTRERTRVWSAFRAGQ
- a CDS encoding DUF808 domain-containing protein, producing MATGLIALLDDITAIAKMAAASLDDVAAQTVKASTKAAGVVIDDAAVTPRYVVGLTPERELPIIARIAFGSLKNKLLFLLPGALLLGYFAPWAITPLLMLGGIYLCYEGAEKLYGALFPHAAHAHEEAVLGATSDPVALENEKVAGAIRTDFILSAEIMALTLSTVADASIYTQAAVLAGVGILITLAVYGAVGLIVKADDAGVALAKNPVALLRPLGRGLVLGMPVFLKALAAIGTAAMLWVGGSILVHGMAQLGEAGPEHFIHDISEHVAQALQFAPGLVGWFATSAQQALLALVVGAITIVVLGNVVAPIWGRLRPAKR